In one bacterium genomic region, the following are encoded:
- a CDS encoding oligosaccharide flippase family protein: protein MNNLASFFVTLYAARELGPEVFGTLGLLVALSMFGVSLFDCGTSVSMVRSYNANESTWSVFPTILLWKVAFGAICVLTSFLIIPFGQVGPLVRSLGGPEGVVLSVVASSLTSVWFTIKGAFQALGYFRELSSLLVGYAAIRCILLVTLVASSDPSVFLFLVALYIVPVGLIAPIGWIAFVRKSRCEGTDTSVVWSFKNSFATLKRVFSYGKWVAVSSIAFAVLWRVPIFSLNRQENLEQVGVFNAGMTFVAIFVLLNTSARTLILPRVSAMSTNDERIRFRSSAMKFAVPYTLVMAVAIGAIALVQFFVLGPTYRAAVPVFLILGVGTAVMMFAGLFNSLVHAHGVPSMDAKANLAKIVVLLLALAIAPVNVIATATVFAVVIAVGEWGLFAALYRREFKQRNVAE, encoded by the coding sequence TTGAATAACCTGGCGTCATTTTTTGTTACACTCTATGCGGCGAGGGAACTCGGCCCAGAGGTCTTTGGTACTTTGGGCCTGTTGGTCGCACTCAGCATGTTCGGCGTTAGTTTGTTCGATTGCGGTACGTCAGTCAGTATGGTGCGAAGCTACAACGCAAATGAATCTACGTGGTCAGTGTTCCCCACAATACTGTTGTGGAAAGTCGCATTTGGCGCCATTTGCGTTCTTACGTCGTTTTTAATAATCCCTTTTGGGCAAGTTGGCCCTTTGGTTCGGTCGCTCGGCGGGCCGGAGGGCGTAGTCTTATCTGTTGTGGCCTCAAGTCTCACCAGCGTCTGGTTTACCATCAAGGGAGCCTTCCAGGCATTGGGCTACTTTCGGGAGCTTTCATCCCTCCTAGTCGGCTATGCTGCTATTCGATGCATTCTACTAGTGACTTTGGTTGCTTCCAGTGACCCGTCTGTGTTCCTATTCCTTGTAGCGTTGTACATAGTCCCCGTTGGCCTAATCGCACCAATCGGCTGGATTGCATTTGTCCGGAAGTCGAGGTGCGAGGGCACCGACACGTCCGTCGTATGGTCGTTCAAAAACTCGTTTGCGACGCTGAAACGAGTATTTTCATACGGTAAGTGGGTTGCGGTTTCCAGCATTGCTTTTGCCGTACTTTGGAGAGTTCCGATATTTAGTTTGAACAGGCAAGAGAATCTTGAACAGGTTGGGGTTTTCAATGCGGGAATGACATTTGTTGCAATTTTTGTCCTTCTGAATACCTCAGCCCGAACTCTCATTCTTCCAAGGGTTTCAGCTATGTCCACAAACGACGAGCGGATCCGGTTCCGATCGTCGGCGATGAAGTTCGCGGTGCCATATACACTCGTGATGGCGGTGGCTATTGGTGCAATCGCACTAGTCCAGTTCTTTGTTTTAGGTCCAACTTATCGAGCTGCGGTACCCGTGTTCCTGATCCTGGGTGTAGGTACCGCGGTTATGATGTTCGCTGGGTTGTTTAATTCTCTGGTCCACGCCCATGGCGTCCCGAGCATGGACGCAAAGGCCAACCTCGCAAAGATCGTGGTCTTGCTACTGGCTCTTGCCATTGCTCCCGTAAACGTGATCGCAACTGCGACGGTCTTTGCGGTAGTCATAGCTGTAGGGGAATGGGGGCTGTTCGCAGCTCTCTATCGACGAGAGTTTAAACAACGCAATGTGGCAGAGTAG